One genomic segment of Clostridium estertheticum subsp. estertheticum includes these proteins:
- a CDS encoding elongation factor G: MTIKNNIRNIGIVAHVDAGKTTLTEQLLYQSGSSRILGSVDKGTTHTDSLAMEKQRGISVKAAETDFTYKGTNVHVIDTPGHIDFSSEVERSIGVLDGAIVVLSSVEGVQPQTEVYFNALKELNTPSIFFINKLDRIGASPYKTIKDMKKLLTNKLIPLQLVYEENNEFIVKNMFDNVDFAKNILDIKDESFKQLLEDIIDILGNNNEEILNQFFGETLTLGMLKNEITLQANSGQIYPVLYGIALRGEGIKDLLNSIVEYLPGPENLDDLGLSALVYKISHNKTLGTIAHIKIFSGSISTRDDILNVTTNKREKITMIKKVVNQKSIDVSSASSSDLVMVSGLNCSTYDILGSKTHIPTLKTIATPLLTLRIYSKVQEDYVTLVEALTILQEEDPLLNMEWIKEKKEIHLRIMGKIQIEYIEDILMERFNVQVTFGPPSVIYRETPITSGYGESRYTMPKPCWAIVEFLIEPLPKGSGLIYESKVRTEKVKIKYQREIEDNLDKILSQGIYGWPVTDLKITFTSGEDHVMHSRSGDFAASSAMGIMRGLREIGTTLLEPIINFRITVPENVGGRVLNDIIKMRGSFETPFIHNDTFTIEGKMPVSTSLEYPSNLSKIASGKAIITTGFSGYEPCSLEIGATRERIGVNPLDRAKFILSVRNAL; the protein is encoded by the coding sequence ATGACGATAAAAAATAATATTAGAAATATTGGAATAGTAGCTCATGTAGATGCTGGTAAAACAACTTTAACCGAGCAACTACTTTACCAAAGTGGTTCTAGCAGGATTCTAGGTAGCGTAGATAAGGGTACAACCCATACAGATTCTTTAGCTATGGAAAAACAAAGAGGTATTTCAGTTAAGGCTGCTGAAACAGATTTCACTTACAAAGGAACTAATGTACATGTTATAGATACTCCCGGTCATATTGATTTTAGTTCTGAAGTAGAAAGAAGTATAGGCGTTCTTGATGGAGCTATAGTTGTATTATCATCTGTCGAAGGAGTCCAACCTCAAACAGAGGTATATTTTAATGCTTTAAAAGAATTAAATACACCTTCAATATTTTTTATAAACAAACTTGACCGTATAGGAGCATCTCCCTATAAAACTATTAAAGATATGAAAAAGCTTCTAACTAATAAACTTATACCACTACAATTAGTTTATGAAGAAAACAACGAATTTATTGTTAAGAACATGTTTGACAATGTAGATTTCGCAAAAAATATATTAGACATAAAAGATGAATCCTTTAAACAATTACTTGAAGATATAATAGACATACTGGGTAATAATAATGAGGAAATTTTAAATCAATTCTTTGGCGAGACTTTAACCCTAGGAATGTTAAAAAATGAGATAACATTGCAAGCAAATAGTGGCCAAATTTACCCTGTGCTATATGGCATAGCACTGAGAGGTGAAGGAATTAAAGACTTGCTTAACAGCATAGTAGAATATCTCCCAGGACCTGAGAATTTAGATGATTTAGGACTCTCAGCCCTTGTATATAAAATATCTCATAACAAAACCTTAGGTACAATAGCTCATATAAAAATATTTAGTGGATCAATATCTACTAGAGATGATATTCTAAATGTAACTACAAACAAAAGAGAAAAGATTACTATGATTAAAAAAGTGGTCAATCAAAAATCAATTGATGTATCATCCGCAAGCAGCAGTGATTTGGTAATGGTGAGTGGCTTAAATTGTAGTACCTATGATATCCTTGGAAGCAAAACTCATATTCCGACTCTTAAAACTATCGCAACGCCTCTTCTCACACTAAGAATTTATTCGAAAGTTCAGGAAGACTATGTAACTTTGGTTGAAGCTTTAACAATACTTCAAGAGGAAGATCCTCTTCTTAACATGGAATGGATAAAAGAGAAAAAAGAAATTCATCTTAGAATTATGGGTAAAATTCAAATTGAATATATTGAAGATATTTTAATGGAAAGATTTAATGTGCAAGTTACTTTTGGTCCCCCCTCTGTTATCTACAGAGAAACTCCTATAACAAGCGGCTATGGTGAATCGCGTTACACTATGCCTAAACCCTGCTGGGCTATAGTTGAATTCTTAATTGAGCCACTTCCAAAAGGAAGTGGACTTATTTATGAATCAAAGGTTCGAACTGAAAAGGTAAAAATAAAATATCAAAGAGAAATAGAAGATAATCTCGATAAAATTTTAAGTCAAGGCATTTACGGTTGGCCAGTTACGGATTTAAAAATAACCTTCACTAGTGGTGAAGACCATGTTATGCATTCACGTTCAGGTGACTTTGCCGCATCCTCTGCAATGGGGATCATGAGAGGCCTACGTGAGATAGGCACTACCCTACTTGAGCCCATAATTAATTTTAGAATTACAGTACCTGAGAATGTAGGTGGAAGAGTTTTAAACGATATTATAAAAATGCGTGGTAGCTTTGAAACACCATTTATACATAACGACACATTTACAATAGAGGGTAAAATGCCTGTATCTACTTCCCTTGAATATCCCAGTAACCTTAGTAAAATCGCTTCCGGAAAAGCAATAATCACAACCGGTTTTTCAGGTTATGAACCCTGCTCCTTAGAAATAGGAGCCACAAGGGAAAGAATTGGTGTAAACCCACTAGATAGAGCTAAATTTATACTCTCTGTTAGAAATGCATTATAA
- a CDS encoding CPBP family intramembrane glutamic endopeptidase — MGGEAATRSGISVLLMWCPAVATFIVCRKYYKKENLLGLNKCKLSFILTAIIVPMVYLGLSYGTYWLINKESFTGDLNIFSSVSSSYTNKLSHRSVVTVITLVIGIFTSIITATGEEIGWRGFLLPQLTKIWNVKVAVIVSGLIWALWHMPIMIAGLYLPGTPLWFKLPMFVIEVIAITVIMSVLRLKSKSVWPAILLHASHNYFDQAIFGTLTNSINKSYYVGETGIITVIVSILVAIITVMLFRKTMPDMSQSIYR, encoded by the coding sequence ATGGGCGGAGAGGCGGCTACCAGATCAGGAATATCTGTATTATTGATGTGGTGTCCAGCAGTTGCTACATTTATTGTGTGTAGAAAATATTATAAAAAAGAAAATTTACTTGGATTGAATAAATGTAAGTTATCTTTCATCTTAACTGCAATTATTGTACCCATGGTATATTTGGGTTTGTCCTATGGTACCTATTGGTTGATAAACAAAGAATCATTTACAGGTGATTTAAACATATTCTCTTCGGTTTCTTCATCATATACAAATAAATTAAGTCATCGTTCGGTGGTAACAGTTATTACTCTTGTTATAGGGATTTTCACATCAATTATAACTGCTACTGGAGAAGAAATCGGTTGGCGAGGCTTCCTTCTGCCACAATTGACAAAAATTTGGAATGTTAAGGTAGCGGTTATTGTCAGTGGACTAATTTGGGCTCTATGGCATATGCCAATTATGATCGCGGGATTATATCTTCCAGGAACGCCGCTATGGTTTAAATTGCCTATGTTTGTGATTGAAGTAATTGCCATAACAGTAATTATGTCAGTTTTGAGATTAAAATCCAAGAGTGTCTGGCCTGCCATTTTACTTCATGCAAGTCATAACTATTTCGATCAGGCTATCTTTGGGACGTTAACTAACAGCATTAACAAGTCTTATTATGTGGGAGAAACGGGTATAATTACGGTCATAGTATCGATACTGGTTGCAATCATCACGGTAATGCTTTTTAGAAAAACAATGCCAGACATGAGCCAGTCCATTTATAGATGA
- a CDS encoding glycosyltransferase family 4 protein: protein MKVLLCVRQDYYRNFAVDSMKVIKTAEYLRKLGVTVDINDGGIYDYSSYDIVHLFNIDTAGETYRYYKIAQFYKKSLVISPMHWDMKKYHMINNEVESMKLYEKCSSYKEEILKRSKAIICNSELEKELIKSEFHVSVYNEVIYTGVEVENDDIPLYDFKERYNLNNYVLCVGRISESKNQLALCKICAELGKQLVLIGNVNDNEYLKECTNFKNVVYLGFMDNYNVYNAYRFAKVHVNPSFVGMPGLSSLEAAASGCNIVSTKGGCAKEYFKEMAFYCDPYDNNSILSAVKSGFEKRKDNKLKNYVNENFNYDKLTNDLYKIYLEILN from the coding sequence ATGAAAGTTCTATTGTGCGTTAGACAAGATTATTATAGAAATTTTGCAGTGGATTCTATGAAAGTGATTAAAACAGCTGAGTATTTGCGTAAATTAGGGGTAACTGTAGATATAAATGATGGTGGAATATATGATTATTCTAGTTATGATATAGTACATTTATTTAACATTGACACCGCAGGGGAAACATATAGATATTACAAGATTGCACAGTTTTATAAAAAAAGCTTAGTGATTTCTCCTATGCACTGGGATATGAAAAAATATCATATGATAAACAATGAGGTTGAAAGTATGAAGTTATATGAAAAGTGTAGCAGTTATAAAGAGGAGATTTTAAAAAGGAGTAAAGCTATTATTTGTAATAGTGAATTAGAAAAGGAGCTTATTAAGAGTGAATTTCACGTTAGTGTATATAATGAAGTTATATACACTGGTGTAGAAGTAGAAAATGATGATATACCTTTATATGATTTTAAAGAGAGATATAATTTAAATAATTATGTTTTATGTGTTGGAAGAATAAGCGAAAGCAAAAATCAACTTGCTTTATGTAAAATATGTGCAGAGCTTGGAAAACAATTAGTTTTAATAGGAAATGTAAACGACAATGAGTATCTTAAAGAATGTACTAATTTTAAGAATGTAGTCTATTTAGGATTTATGGATAATTATAATGTATACAATGCATATAGATTTGCAAAGGTGCACGTAAATCCAAGTTTTGTAGGAATGCCTGGTTTATCATCTCTTGAAGCAGCGGCAAGTGGGTGCAATATTGTTTCAACTAAGGGGGGGTGTGCAAAAGAATATTTTAAAGAAATGGCTTTTTATTGTGACCCCTATGATAATAATAGTATACTAAGTGCAGTAAAGAGTGGATTTGAAAAACGAAAGGATAATAAGCTGAAAAATTATGTTAATGAAAATTTTAACTACGATAAACTAACCAATGATTTATACAAAATTTATCTAGAAATTCTTAATTAA
- a CDS encoding anion permease produces MTKSSSNSLYSEKYIKFLIAIIVGIIIWFIPAPIGVKPQAWHMLAIFVATIVGCILKPFPIGALSIIGLTVSILTGTVTTKIAIEGFGNSSIWLIVMAFFISRGFIKTGLGTRVAYLFVKSFGKKTLGLCYSIIFCDLVIAPATPSNTARAGGIIYPIIKSLSEAFGSKPEDGTERKIGSFLIFCEFHGDIITSAMFMTAMAANPLAQSLAATFGVQITWLGWFIAAVVPGVISLILIPLIIYKLYAPEIKSTPNAPKFAKDALKEMGPLKRSEKFMALIFVIVLLLWVTGTITNIDATLTAFIGLSLLLTTEVLTWDDVKSEKGAWDTLMWFSVLVMMATQLNKLGLIPWLSNAIGQNVKGFSWPIILIVLLLAYFYSHYIFASSTAHVSAMYSAFLGVAIAGGVPPMLAAISLGVFGNLFASTTHYSSGPAPILFGSGYVSQNKWWSLNFILGIVYFIIWIGGGLVWWKIIGLY; encoded by the coding sequence ATGACAAAAAGTTCTAGTAATTCGTTATATTCTGAAAAGTATATTAAGTTTTTAATAGCAATTATCGTAGGTATTATTATATGGTTTATACCAGCACCTATTGGAGTTAAACCTCAGGCCTGGCACATGCTTGCAATTTTTGTTGCAACAATCGTAGGATGTATTTTAAAACCGTTTCCAATTGGAGCGTTGTCTATAATAGGATTAACTGTATCAATTCTAACGGGAACTGTAACTACCAAAATTGCAATTGAAGGTTTTGGCAATAGTAGTATATGGCTTATAGTTATGGCATTCTTTATTTCGAGAGGTTTCATAAAAACAGGTCTCGGAACAAGAGTCGCTTATCTATTTGTAAAATCATTCGGGAAAAAGACCCTTGGGCTTTGTTATTCAATTATTTTCTGTGATCTTGTAATAGCACCTGCTACTCCAAGTAACACAGCAAGAGCAGGTGGAATAATTTATCCTATCATAAAATCTCTTTCGGAAGCTTTTGGTTCGAAACCTGAGGATGGAACTGAAAGGAAAATAGGATCTTTTCTTATATTCTGTGAATTTCATGGAGATATTATAACTTCTGCAATGTTTATGACAGCAATGGCAGCTAATCCATTAGCTCAGAGTCTTGCTGCAACTTTTGGAGTTCAAATTACTTGGCTTGGTTGGTTTATAGCGGCTGTTGTTCCAGGTGTTATTTCTCTTATATTAATACCTCTTATAATTTATAAACTATATGCGCCAGAAATTAAAAGTACACCTAATGCACCAAAATTTGCAAAGGATGCTCTAAAAGAAATGGGACCTCTTAAAAGAAGTGAAAAATTTATGGCATTAATATTTGTTATAGTACTTCTTTTATGGGTAACAGGAACTATAACTAATATAGATGCAACACTTACAGCATTTATTGGCCTTTCTCTTCTTTTAACTACCGAAGTTCTAACTTGGGATGATGTAAAAAGTGAAAAGGGAGCTTGGGATACACTCATGTGGTTCTCTGTACTTGTTATGATGGCAACTCAGCTTAATAAACTTGGGCTAATACCATGGCTTAGTAATGCAATTGGACAAAATGTAAAGGGATTTAGTTGGCCTATTATTTTAATTGTTCTACTTTTAGCTTATTTCTATAGTCACTATATTTTTGCAAGTTCAACAGCACATGTAAGTGCTATGTATTCAGCATTTCTTGGAGTTGCAATAGCAGGAGGAGTTCCACCTATGCTTGCAGCTATAAGTTTAGGAGTATTTGGAAATCTATTTGCTTCAACAACTCATTATAGTAGTGGTCCTGCACCTATTCTTTTTGGTTCAGGTTATGTAAGTCAGAATAAATGGTGGAGTTTAAACTTTATTCTTGGAATAGTATACTTTATTATATGGATTGGTGGAGGTTTAGTATGGTGGAAAATTATTGGATTATATTAG
- a CDS encoding Fe-S-containing hydro-lyase, with amino-acid sequence MEIKHITTPLTQEKLKDLKSGDSVLISGTMYTGRDAAHQRLVDAINNGEKLPFDPKDAIIYYVGPAPTKPGNVIGSAGPTTSYRMDDLTVPLLELGLTGMIGKGLRSKTVVDSMKKNGAIYFAAIGGAGALISKSIKECEIIAFEDLGPEAVRKLTVVDFPAVVVIDSEGNNLYETERKKYQK; translated from the coding sequence ATGGAAATCAAACATATAACTACTCCATTAACACAGGAGAAGTTAAAGGATTTAAAATCAGGAGATAGTGTCTTAATATCAGGAACTATGTATACAGGAAGAGATGCAGCTCATCAAAGGTTAGTAGATGCAATTAACAATGGTGAAAAATTACCTTTTGATCCAAAAGATGCTATTATATATTATGTAGGACCTGCTCCAACTAAACCTGGAAATGTAATAGGGTCTGCTGGTCCAACTACTAGTTATAGAATGGATGATTTGACTGTTCCACTTCTTGAACTAGGTCTTACTGGAATGATTGGAAAAGGACTTAGAAGCAAAACTGTAGTAGATTCAATGAAGAAAAATGGCGCTATTTATTTTGCTGCAATAGGAGGAGCTGGAGCTCTCATTTCTAAATCAATAAAAGAATGTGAAATTATTGCTTTTGAAGATTTGGGTCCAGAAGCCGTTAGGAAACTTACGGTAGTAGATTTCCCGGCCGTTGTTGTAATAGACAGTGAAGGTAATAATCTTTATGAGACAGAAAGAAAAAAATATCAAAAATAG
- a CDS encoding fumarate hydratase, which produces MRKVDVKEIENALKDMSIKTNFYVGEDVLCAFHKAEKEETSPVGKDIISNLLKNAEIAKNDQVPICQDTGMAVVFVEVGQEVELIGGNITDAINEGVRRGYKEGYLRKSVVEDPLKRKNTGDNTPAVIYYDIVPGDKVKVTLAPKGFGSENMSRLKMLKPSDGLAGVLDFVVEAVSLAGPNPCPPIVVGVGIGGTSDKAMYLAKKALTRDIGSHNKTEHLKEIELTLLEKINALGIGPQGLGGNTTALAVNVEAFATHIAGLPVAVNINCHVARHAITII; this is translated from the coding sequence ATGCGTAAAGTTGATGTAAAAGAAATTGAAAATGCTTTAAAAGACATGAGTATTAAAACTAATTTTTATGTGGGAGAAGACGTATTATGCGCCTTTCACAAAGCCGAAAAGGAAGAAACATCTCCTGTAGGAAAAGATATAATAAGTAATTTACTTAAAAATGCTGAAATTGCGAAAAATGATCAAGTTCCAATTTGTCAGGATACAGGTATGGCTGTAGTATTTGTAGAAGTAGGTCAAGAAGTTGAGTTAATAGGTGGAAATATTACAGATGCCATTAATGAAGGAGTACGACGTGGATATAAAGAAGGATATTTAAGAAAATCCGTTGTAGAAGATCCTTTAAAACGAAAAAACACAGGAGATAATACTCCTGCTGTAATCTATTATGATATTGTGCCAGGTGATAAAGTCAAAGTAACATTAGCACCAAAAGGTTTTGGTAGTGAAAATATGAGTAGATTAAAAATGCTTAAACCATCAGATGGGCTAGCTGGTGTACTTGATTTTGTTGTAGAAGCGGTTTCACTTGCAGGTCCAAATCCATGTCCACCTATTGTTGTAGGTGTTGGGATTGGAGGTACATCAGATAAAGCAATGTATCTTGCTAAGAAAGCTTTAACAAGAGATATTGGTAGTCATAATAAAACTGAGCATTTAAAAGAAATTGAGTTAACTTTATTAGAAAAAATTAATGCACTAGGAATAGGACCTCAAGGACTAGGTGGAAATACTACAGCCCTTGCCGTTAATGTGGAAGCTTTTGCAACACATATTGCTGGATTACCAGTGGCAGTAAATATTAATTGTCATGTTGCAAGACATGCAATAACAATAATATAG
- a CDS encoding FAD-dependent oxidoreductase, protein MYTAEMRVLIKKVEATREQRLGVQFPRMSAKEKEDILKENYPDYKEEEFKNLSVGPSKGSKVPLQLAELIEAKSRLQNLDMDLTKVDYDVDVLIIGGGGAGASAALEAHKTGANVLIATKLRFGDANTMMAEGGIQAADKPDDSPAKHYMDVMGGGHFTNKKELVNALVMDAPGAIKWLNELGVMFDKEKDGTMVTTHGGGTSRKRMHAAADYSGAEIMRVLRDEVINKGIEVVEFSPAVEIILDKDGKAAGAVLFNIETEEYLIARAKTVIITTGGAGRLHYQGFPTTNHYGATADGLVLGYRAGAELIFADAVQYHPTGVAYPPQIFGALVTEKVRSLGATPLNIDGEQFTYHLETRDVETSALIRECHIRNKGIDTAAGEKGIWLDTPLIELINGEGTIEKRLPAMLRMYQKFGIDMRIDPILVYPTLHYQNGGLLIDENGQTKVENLYVAGEASGGIHGSNRLMGNSLLDIIVFGRRAGSHAGQNCKNVNVKELSLNHVKKYHKSLCKNGIITDKISPMLLPHYTHGRENNK, encoded by the coding sequence ATGTATACAGCAGAAATGAGGGTGCTAATAAAGAAGGTAGAGGCCACACGTGAGCAAAGACTAGGAGTCCAGTTTCCGAGGATGAGTGCTAAGGAAAAGGAAGATATATTAAAGGAAAATTATCCGGATTATAAGGAAGAAGAGTTCAAAAATCTAAGTGTTGGACCGAGCAAAGGATCTAAGGTTCCATTACAACTTGCAGAACTTATTGAAGCTAAAAGCAGACTTCAAAATTTAGATATGGATTTAACTAAAGTAGATTATGATGTAGATGTTTTGATAATAGGTGGAGGAGGAGCTGGAGCATCAGCAGCTCTAGAAGCCCACAAAACAGGAGCCAATGTATTGATTGCCACAAAATTACGTTTTGGTGATGCCAATACGATGATGGCTGAAGGTGGAATACAGGCTGCAGATAAGCCAGATGATTCTCCTGCAAAACATTACATGGATGTAATGGGAGGCGGACATTTTACAAATAAAAAAGAACTTGTTAATGCTCTTGTAATGGATGCTCCAGGAGCAATAAAATGGTTGAATGAACTTGGAGTAATGTTTGATAAAGAAAAAGATGGTACTATGGTCACTACTCATGGAGGTGGAACTTCAAGAAAAAGAATGCATGCTGCTGCCGACTATTCAGGAGCTGAAATCATGCGTGTCCTTAGGGATGAAGTTATTAACAAAGGTATCGAAGTGGTAGAATTCTCACCTGCTGTGGAGATAATCCTAGACAAGGATGGCAAAGCTGCTGGAGCTGTATTATTTAATATAGAAACAGAGGAATATCTAATAGCAAGAGCTAAAACTGTTATTATAACCACAGGAGGTGCCGGACGACTTCATTATCAAGGTTTTCCTACAACAAATCATTATGGTGCTACAGCAGATGGGTTAGTACTTGGATATAGAGCAGGAGCTGAACTCATTTTCGCAGATGCTGTGCAGTATCACCCTACAGGAGTAGCATATCCTCCACAAATTTTTGGAGCACTTGTTACGGAGAAGGTTCGTAGTTTAGGGGCGACACCTCTAAATATTGATGGTGAGCAATTTACTTACCATCTTGAAACCAGAGATGTGGAAACATCTGCATTAATTAGAGAATGCCATATAAGAAATAAAGGTATTGATACAGCTGCAGGTGAAAAAGGCATATGGCTAGATACTCCTTTAATAGAATTAATTAATGGTGAAGGAACAATTGAAAAAAGACTTCCAGCAATGCTAAGAATGTATCAAAAATTTGGTATTGATATGAGAATAGATCCAATTCTCGTATATCCAACACTCCATTATCAAAATGGAGGACTTTTAATTGATGAAAATGGTCAAACTAAGGTAGAAAACCTTTATGTGGCAGGAGAAGCTTCAGGGGGAATCCACGGTAGTAATAGGTTAATGGGTAATTCATTATTAGATATTATTGTTTTTGGACGTAGAGCAGGGTCACATGCGGGCCAAAATTGTAAAAATGTTAATGTAAAGGAACTTAGTCTTAACCATGTTAAAAAATACCACAAGAGTCTTTGCAAAAATGGTATAATTACAGATAAAATCTCTCCTATGTTGTTACCTCATTATACTCATGGAAGAGAAAATAATAAATAA
- a CDS encoding 4Fe-4S dicluster domain-containing protein, protein MSNKEMVEIYILNKKYSVPSSLTIMDSMEYAGYKLVRGCGCRGGFCGACSTIYRIKGKNELKVCLACQTKVEDGMYLTQLPFFPGDKRTYDMNELAPTADTMMKLYPEIYSCIGCNSCTKGCPQGLNVMQYIASAQRGDIEKCAHESFDCVMCGICASRCPAGITHYQVAMLARRLTGKYIAPETEDLTKRVKEIQDGTYDDSMKELMIKSIDELKGLYNTRDITK, encoded by the coding sequence ATGTCCAACAAAGAAATGGTGGAAATATATATATTAAATAAAAAATATTCTGTACCTTCAAGCCTTACAATTATGGATTCGATGGAGTATGCAGGGTACAAATTAGTAAGAGGATGTGGATGTAGGGGCGGCTTTTGCGGTGCTTGTTCCACAATATATAGAATTAAAGGCAAGAATGAATTAAAGGTATGTTTAGCATGTCAAACTAAGGTCGAAGATGGTATGTATCTTACTCAATTGCCATTTTTCCCTGGAGACAAAAGAACTTATGATATGAATGAACTAGCGCCAACAGCTGATACAATGATGAAACTTTATCCTGAAATATATAGCTGTATTGGTTGTAATTCATGTACTAAGGGGTGTCCACAAGGTCTTAATGTTATGCAGTATATTGCCAGTGCTCAAAGAGGAGATATTGAGAAATGTGCTCATGAATCTTTTGACTGTGTTATGTGCGGAATCTGTGCTTCTAGATGCCCTGCAGGTATAACTCATTATCAAGTAGCTATGCTTGCTCGAAGACTTACAGGCAAATACATTGCTCCTGAAACAGAAGATTTGACAAAAAGAGTGAAAGAGATTCAAGATGGCACTTATGATGATTCAATGAAAGAATTAATGATTAAAAGTATAGATGAATTAAAGGGATTATATAACACAAGAGATATTACAAAGTAA
- a CDS encoding FAD/NAD(P)-binding protein, with product MSCTCNEHEHVNPLIPEIAEIIDVRKDTHDVTTFRVTKPGGGKPFEHMPGQCAMISVPPLGEAIFSITSSPTQKDYMEFSVKRCGVVTEYLHGLEVGSEIGIRGPYGNNFPVNDELKGKDLLFIGGGIGLAPIRSVINYVMDNRENYGKVDILYGSRSPEDLVFQKDIFENWPSMINTEVHLTVDREAEGWEGHVGFVPSYVKEIGFDTNKVALLCGPPIMIKYTLQTLMEIGFKKDQVYTTLELKMKCGVGKCGRCNIGDKYVCKDGPVFRCDEIDELPDEY from the coding sequence ATGAGTTGTACTTGTAATGAACATGAACATGTGAACCCTTTAATACCAGAAATAGCAGAGATAATTGATGTTAGAAAAGATACACATGATGTAACTACTTTTAGAGTTACAAAACCTGGTGGTGGAAAACCATTTGAACATATGCCAGGTCAATGTGCAATGATTTCGGTTCCTCCACTTGGAGAAGCTATTTTCTCAATCACTTCTTCTCCAACGCAAAAAGATTATATGGAGTTTAGTGTAAAAAGATGTGGTGTGGTTACAGAATATCTACATGGTTTAGAGGTAGGTAGTGAAATCGGAATAAGAGGACCCTATGGAAATAATTTTCCTGTTAATGATGAACTAAAAGGAAAAGACCTTCTTTTCATCGGTGGTGGTATAGGTTTAGCACCTATTCGTTCTGTTATAAACTATGTAATGGATAATAGAGAAAATTATGGGAAGGTAGATATTCTATATGGATCAAGATCACCTGAAGATCTTGTCTTTCAAAAGGACATCTTTGAAAACTGGCCATCAATGATTAATACAGAGGTTCATTTAACTGTTGATAGAGAAGCCGAAGGGTGGGAAGGACATGTAGGATTTGTTCCATCTTATGTTAAAGAAATTGGATTTGATACAAATAAAGTAGCCTTGTTATGTGGGCCACCTATCATGATTAAATATACTCTTCAAACACTTATGGAAATAGGATTTAAGAAGGATCAAGTATACACAACTTTAGAATTAAAGATGAAATGCGGCGTAGGAAAATGTGGACGTTGTAATATTGGAGATAAATATGTGTGTAAAGATGGTCCAGTATTTAGATGCGATGAAATAGATGAACTTCCTGATGAATATTAA
- a CDS encoding 4Fe-4S dicluster domain-containing protein, producing the protein MMKKILKNKFSDLFSKIDESYELFLPIEVDGKVNFDMWKQGDTVNVEKLKTNISPKSFIFPQSETYLKFKRDGKKLELDNVGGKKEEYVLFGVRHCDARSFKLLDNVFLSDPVDALYEERREKGTIVSMACFNPAQTCFCSSFGIEPQTTSKEVDVNTWDIGDSILWDPQTQRGENLTKQLKDILEDVTEQDESELNALQEATNDKLKELPLANLDPKKIKGELNDLFESEIWGELSQRCLGCGSCTYVCPTCHCYDISDFKGDTSGERFRCWDSCMFSDFTLMAHGNIRKTQKERFRQRFMHKLVYYPNNNEGAYACVGCGRCVEKCPVHLDIVKVIKKLGGE; encoded by the coding sequence ATGATGAAGAAAATATTAAAGAATAAGTTTTCGGATCTTTTTAGTAAAATTGATGAATCTTATGAACTGTTTTTGCCTATTGAAGTGGATGGAAAAGTAAACTTTGATATGTGGAAACAAGGAGATACGGTGAATGTAGAAAAACTGAAAACTAATATTTCACCAAAAAGTTTTATTTTCCCACAAAGTGAAACCTACTTAAAGTTTAAAAGGGACGGAAAGAAACTTGAACTAGACAATGTAGGCGGAAAAAAAGAGGAGTATGTATTATTTGGAGTAAGGCATTGCGATGCAAGGAGCTTTAAGCTACTTGATAATGTATTTCTCAGTGATCCAGTAGATGCTTTATACGAAGAAAGGCGAGAAAAAGGAACTATAGTTTCCATGGCCTGTTTTAATCCTGCACAAACTTGCTTTTGTAGTTCATTTGGAATTGAGCCACAAACAACTTCGAAAGAAGTAGATGTTAACACATGGGATATTGGGGATAGCATACTTTGGGATCCACAAACTCAAAGGGGTGAAAACTTAACAAAGCAACTAAAGGATATTTTAGAAGATGTTACTGAGCAGGATGAAAGTGAATTAAATGCATTACAAGAGGCTACAAATGATAAGTTAAAAGAGCTTCCTTTAGCAAACCTAGACCCTAAAAAAATAAAAGGTGAGCTTAATGATCTATTTGAATCTGAAATTTGGGGAGAACTTAGTCAGAGGTGCTTAGGATGTGGTTCATGTACTTATGTATGTCCTACTTGTCATTGTTATGATATTTCTGACTTTAAAGGGGATACATCTGGAGAAAGATTCCGTTGCTGGGATTCATGTATGTTCTCGGATTTTACTCTTATGGCACATGGAAATATCAGAAAAACGCAAAAGGAAAGATTTAGGCAACGTTTCATGCATAAGCTTGTTTATTATCCCAATAATAATGAGGGTGCATATGCTTGTGTTGGATGTGGAAGGTGCGTTGAAAAATGTCCAGTTCACTTGGATATTGTTAAAGTAATTAAAAAGTTGGGTGGTGAATAA